The DNA region GCGCGCTTCTGCCCGGATCACCCGGTGGCCATGGAGGCCGTCGAGCTTCAGGGCTACGGAGACGTGGTTGCGTTCACCACGCTCCACTCGCCGCCCGCGGGATTCCGCTCCCCGCTTCACATCGCCCTGGTCGAGCTGCCCAGCGGCGCGCGCATCTTCTGCCACGGGAGCGAGACCCGACGGCTCCGTGTGGGGCGGCGGGTGGTCGTGGAGGCCGTGGATCACGTGTTCTACTTCTCCCATCTCGGGATGACCGAGCGCGTGCGCCTCTTCTGGCGCCGGGCGGGGGACCGCAGCGAGCGGGTCACAGCGATCGTG from Candidatus Rokuibacteriota bacterium includes:
- a CDS encoding OB-fold domain-containing protein, producing the protein MMEAVQGSRCPRCLRVVAPPARFCPDHPVAMEAVELQGYGDVVAFTTLHSPPAGFRSPLHIALVELPSGARIFCHGSETRRLRVGRRVVVEAVDHVFYFSHLGMTERVRLFWRRAGDRSERVTAIVKSVVKRLFTGSHHEGSGEG